CTTATACCACGGCCAAGAGAAGTATTTAACACATCCGTTATTATAAAGCTGCAGCACTCAGCTCTGGAGGCGTTTGGCTTCACAGAACTTTCCTCCATGCTCAAGATACAATCTTATAACTTCTAATTGATATCAGTTGTGAACCACCATGGCTCGGACCCGGCTCACTATTTGTCTCTTCGTAGCCATACTACTGCTGGGTCAGATCAGCGGACAATCATCTAGGTCAAAGAACAAAAAGGATCGCAGGTCTAAGGAGAAAGGTAAGACTTCATTTCAACATGATAGAAATGGTGATTATAGCAACTACCTGGTTTTGGCATAAAATTCTATCCCTGGACCATAGGGGGCAGGGGTATATTAcccgcacttgttcttctctgccgcccctccGATCTGCCAGTTTTGGGTccagttttcagctgtccaagatggctgcagtaattttctaactacttaatacacattgtgcactgctctttgattggccaacactgatcacatgagcagtcctggccaatcagagagcaggtagagTGCATCGCtagtctaacactatcaatgcTTGGGGGGagtttaggtagtctgaagatcgcATAAATAGAAACAGTGGATGGAAGGAACggtagagaagaacaactgcaagtaataaaaCCCCACATCCTCTTGGTCCAGAACAGAATGTTGTTCTGAAACTGAAGAAAGGGTTGCTTTAAGAGCACTGGTTTAAAAATAGTTTAGTAATAGTATATTATCATGCGGGCAGAAAAAAAGGCCAGGTACAGTTTTTGCCTCCTACTTCTGTAGATTTTGCTGTAATCTTGATCGAAGGATGTTGTAGCAAAAATTACAACTAGTTTGATTAAAGGGTGAACCATTTGGGTATTTTTTGGCTAAATTACCTTCCTATTGCATAGTCAAGGGCTAGCGCAAGCTAAAATTCACTCTCTTAAGGGGGCGGTGCCGGAAAacatttttatcacctatcccgagtataggtgataaaagtatgaTTGGTGGAgagctcactgctgagacccccaccattccTCAGAATGGGGGTTCTGTATTCTCTTATGTCTCTGCACCCACCCAAAGTGACATCAGACCGAATGTAGCAGTGGCTGGCCATGCGCAGCTGCcactcctttcatttcaatgggactgatagaAATAGACAACTAAAAGTACTCTCCAGCAGTCCCTTTGAAAATGAATGAACTAACATTGTGTATGCACGACCGCTGCTTCATTCAATTTCCTCCACAGTAGTGAAACCCCCCACTAATCGCACTTTTATCACTTGTCCTACAGATAGGTGATATAAGTGTTTTCTGCTAAACCCCTTTGAGGATCTGTATGTCAGGACTCAGCACTTACAGGGATTGTCTAGCGAATCCTCTGATTAAATAGTTGTGAGAGGTGCCCCGTAGTCAACTGTTATTTGCTAGGGAAGTGGTGGGGAGGCCTAATTTCCCATGCATGGAAATGAAATATGCCTGCATCAACAGGGTCCCCTAGACAGAAAAGTACTCTTTGTAGTAACGAATAAAGTGGGGTCCCAGGCACAGGTCTTTCCAATTACATTCTAATAAGACATATATAGATAAAGGTGTCAaatgcagacaacccctttaaccctctaCGTAAACAAATATCTCCTGCTATGCGGTAAAGCAACGGGGAACCCAATCATACACTACATATGAATTAAGAGTAAGAGAACTCCTTTAAGACAACAGATAAGAGAACTGGATAGGTACCAGTGTTCACAAAGCTATAGCTTTGCGGAGTCCTCTCGCTCTAATCCAGGTCCAGAAGTCCTGGTAACATGTATGAATATACTCTGCTTCTACTTTGTGGTGTCTCCACCGATTCTCCATAAGAGCGGGTAGATCTGGGCTGTCACAGTCACAGTTACTAATGAACTGCTTAAAGATATTCCGGCCACTGGAAAGCAAACAGTGGAGGTGAAAAATTATTCACTTGGGGGCTCGTTAGATCCACTAATCAATAATTTTTCTGCAGTTGCCCTTTAAAAAATACTTGTGTGCAATAATTCCATTAACACTCTCACTTTTCCTATGAACAGTCTCTACAAGTACGTTTGGTACATTTTGTTGTTTACCGAGCTCAAACAGGAAATGTGATGTGGACTTTCTGGAAACAGTCATGAAAAGAATATTTAGAGTAAAATATGCGAAAAAGATCATTGATTTACTGAAACGGAGCTCTGCGCTAGTAAACAGGAGGAAGGATGAGATTTAGGGCGCCATATCACAACAAGTTATACCGGTCCGGGATAAGAGTGAGCGCTGTTTAATGTCTCAGTAGAATAAATACAGACATAGCAGAGCTGCGTTCATCATGTTTGGACGTGTTGTAGGTAAATGTATTGAATGATCTGATCTGCGTTATCACAAAAATGTACAAATTCAGATTTGCTACCTCTGTATCTCACACATACTGGCAAAAGTGACAACCAAATAAAGCGCTGCTGCACGACCTTACAATCAAAGGATGATGGATCAGAGCGAAAGGGGAAAAATTCACTTTACTCCAAATATAGAAATAGCGCAGTCAGGCACAACATGGTCCTACTCCGTAACGGAACGTTCATCAAGTGACAAACTCACTATGAGTTAATAGTTCTCATAACACTACATGCCTTATGGAGACAAAGTGTCAAAAGACTAATACGAGAAAACTCAATGGTGCGAAgtacaaaaacatatatatatatatatatatatatatatatatatatacactgtatatttatatatatactgtgtattaaaaaatagTGAATATCTAAGTCCCACTTCAAAACAGTGTAATTGCATCATGGGAATTTGTGAGACCAGTTAGACTAGCCGGTCTCATTCTATGCTTGCTTGCTTATTGTAGTCTGCCGGATACATTCATCTATGGCTTTGTTAGCGGACAGCAGGGGAATGCTGAGAAGGGTAAGTAGAACATATTCCCAGATTGAGTGTTTAAGCTCCTATGAGGCCATAAACTTAGATAATTGGCATAGgagctgacagattctcttttgaggggttgtgccaacatcacaagctatcccctatctacaggatagaagataacttactgatcaatgggggtcttagTGTTAAGACCATCACCGATctaaagaatgggggtcctggaCCTCCTTTTGCCTGTTACTCCACCCGCAGTGATGTAAGAATAAATGGAGCCCCGGTTGAGCATAAATGGTCAgccatccattcatttcaatgacgtGTTCTATCTTTCGgcgctttttgctttttttaaccccCCATGTATCCATATCGAGCCATGGTTTGTTTGATTTGGGTGAAAAAGGCATGACAACACACTTTACAAAGCAGGCACACATTTGCtctatcgctgcgtttttcaccaCCACCAAAAAACGCCAACGCCCGTGTGGAGGCACCCGTAGTATTGCCCAGAAATACCCAGCTCCTACTCCTCGGTTCTTTCTCTGTACCATCCGTCACTCAAAACCTGGGGGCACAGAAAGTCAAAGAAATGGTTGCAACAAATCACatgtagggtacgttcacacgtagcagaaaagTGTGCGCAATTTCCACAAAGGAAAATCCTCATTTAAAAAATGCATCTAAACAgatttgcagattttgatgcggatccgcAACAGATTGCACTCTTTCAATTGAAGGGTGAAATTTTCTACAGAACCACATCAAAAACCgtgtgaaaatctgcatcaatgatGTGGACTTTGATGTGTTTTTTGTCGCTGTTTTGATGTGGATTTACCGCTATGCGTGAATGAACCCAGAAATGGTTTCTCAAAATAAGACAAACGTGGCCTGAACACCCTGTTACACGTGGGGGAAATTGGTAGGTGGGCTTCATTTATAGGGGCAGGGGACTAGACAAGTGCCAATAGAGTCGACAAAATGGGGAAGATGTATCCAAACTGATTGAAGATGGCGCCGTTCCGGATAATATTTCTGCGCAGCCGCCATGCCTTGTCTTATACATTATGTTGCTTCTTTGTTCTCTACATGATGTTTAATTCAAATCTTCTCATATTGTTACCTGAAGATAAAGACGGGGATCTGAAGTCACAGATTGACAAACTATGGCGTGAGGTGAATTCTTTGAAGGAAATGCAGGCGTTACAAACAGGTAAATATCGTATGTTATCTCAGGCCTAGACTACTTCTTGTGTGAGTCTCAGCGTGCATGTCTTCAGCTCTCCTGGTGTACCGTGACCTGGAGCTTCACTAGTGGCCTGATAGCCACGGTATACGGACTACCCTCCCCGGGGCTATGTTTACACGAGCTTAGAATCTCGGtctgatatcacgcttgccagggTTAGATGTTTACAGCGTCTTTgtttaaaaatcgcatcgcatacGTGACATTGCAATCATcacagctgcgctgtgattggttgctacgggcaacaaactttttttttttacacagctttcataagagtggtgctcataggaaccaatcacagcgcagctttcattttacctcagcagtattagaactaacaaccaatcacagtgcagatttcattttaccttagcagcttttgttttacctcagcagtatacaaactaacaaccaatcacagctttcattttacctcagcagtataggaactaacaaccaatcacagcgcagctttcattttacctcagcagtataagaactaacaaccaatcacagcgcagctttcattttacctcagcagtataagaactaATAACcattcacagtgcagctttcattttacctcagaagtataaggaatagcaactaattacaacacagctttcattttacctcagcagtataagaactaacaaccaatcacagcaaagctttcattttacctcagcagtataagaactaacaaccaatcacggcacagctttctttttacctcagcagtgtaaaaactaacaaccaatcacagcgcagctttcattttgcctcagcagCTTTTgtcttacctcagcggtataagaaatgaaaactgtgctgtgattggttgctatgggcaacaaagacaggttTTCTTTTAGACCGCTTTTATGTGGTGGCGGCCTTCTTTTCCGTCACCCACCCTGTACGACATGCAGCATAACAATGTTTAAGAATTAATGGTTCGATACTACCAACGCAGAGTAACAGGACCCCCGCTACACCGTAGAAAGAGCGTCATCCATGTTCCCTTCATGTgttggagtatatatatatatatatcattgccTGATGGGTGCCATACCGCACCCCTCATGCTGCAAACCCTGCGTGAGAGAGAACATACAGTCCCCAGTTATGCTATACATTTCCCAGGCTGCTATTTTTTGTGAAGATGATGATTCACAGTGCCCACCTAAAGCCTAGTGGCGCCTACATAGTGTCACACCTTCCTAGTGTCTAGTTATGTGTAGGGGAATTTACTAAGGCGGGggtcacacggacatatttgcactgCACATTATGCACAAGGCCCggctcacacgaccatatgcgtaAAACCCTGCTTGGGTCACATAGGGTTTTACCGCTGCGGAGCCGGCCTATCACTGCGTATGGCAGCAATACTGTatgtgcatgacagcgtatctcacagaCGCATGCAGCCATGCACAGATCTCACAGACGCATGCAGCCATACACAGATCTCACACACGCATGCAGCCATACACAGTCCTCCTGATAGCCGCTGACACTTTGCAACAGCATGTATTTATGCTGCCCATACACCATTACATGTGCATGGATGGCGTTaattacacacccatagagaaccatgggctctcctgtgtgtaaTACATGGCATAATAGAACTTGTTGCATCTTTTTTTGCACTTGCGTATTACCCAATGCGTACGCACAAATGTGAGCAAAATagcataaggcaatgtatttgattgcctgcggaTTACCGCATATCACATGTGCGTACATAGGCCTGTAAAATGCAGTAAacttacactcgtgtgagcccggcctaatacacagcaaatagaacccactgattttgtgtattttgtgtgcgcatttcagTCGCAGGAAAAAATATGTGTCATGTTCTTGTTTTGTGGACATTTGCGCAGCACAAgcgcctattgaaatcaatcagcGTACATGGCATACGCAGAAAACGTGCATATTCGTGGTGCATATATTAACAAAATCAATGTAAATTTTTACGTATACATATGCGTGCGCAAAGACGCAGgatatttacacacacatatacacgcagTAGCGGGCAAATTAGGTAGGTGTAAGCGGACTTTGGTCTTGCAAATACCCTGCGTGTTTGCGCAGTAGAAATGCgtttacacccatgtgaaagaggatTAGGGGAGGCATTTCCATCACCGGTCTTCTCTGGTGCCCAGTACACCTAAGGGCAGCCGCAGACAGGGGTAAGCACATATATGTACCCACACACTCATTGTCCTGTAATTCCAAGTGGTGATAGTGAACTCTTTCTGGGGGTCCTGCAAACTGTTGGCCTTTTGGGTGTTTATGTCAGCCctaaccttttaaaaaaaaatcaataaggattcaatattttaatttttgtaGTCTATAATAGGGACATCCTGCCACCTCCATGTGCCCAGAAAGAAATCGGTCCAACCTGGAGTATTTTTCTGGCATAAAATATACATAACTCTATCAGTCCAAGACAGCCACGCCCCTTACTAACAAGCCACGCCCCTCTAAAGGAAAGTGGCGATGTTTGACAAAAacaagaaaagtcacaaattttgttGCAAGTGGGCCAAGtgacaaaatttgcaactttttaacacaaaaattcttGCGTAAAATCCATTATAAATGTCCCAGATAGTGTCTATATAGCCAAACAGCCAGAGAGTGTAATACTTTACAAGCACCGAGGCGTACAGTATCGGCGTGGTTCCATACTGTTATAGACAGAGAGCCATACAGGACACTAATAGTGCCAGTCAGTATCCGAGGTGTTAGACTTTGCCACATACTACAATATTGCGCCCATGTAGAGCCATAACGGTAAATCCTACATTGATATATATGGGGAAATTGCATAAACAACAATTACCTGTAATATATTGTGTACTAATCAAAGTCAATCCTGAAATACGTATATGGAAAGGCTCGTTCACAACAGCATCGGAGATTTCACTGGGAACCTCTGTCCCTGAATTCTGTCTaaaaacaggatgaaatagcgcagcatgctgcattgctTCTTCCCAGAAAAAATCCACAAGTCTGGTCAGAACCCGAGTGATAGCAGTTGtacggtgtgggattaaagcATCTGCTCCTACAATCAAACAGGAGCAGTTCAGGTTCtttgctgtcagacacagctgaagacTCGGAAGAGAAGGGAAAAGTGTTttctaaccacttctgccttctcccttCACAGGCTACTTAGCTTTCAAGGGCACTATGTACTAGAGGGTGAAAGtgtcacgtgactgccgggtgccccctgtcacagcagagctgcagggtcccagcagaccatgatcagctctattagtaactattgtcactacagggtatGTTTTCCCTTGTTGCTGGAGCTCCTGTGGATGCGGTTCCTGTGGATGCCCCAgcaacagtggaaaagtatgaaacaaaaataaaaaaaacaatgtgaatgacccccagagatcttatgTCGTCATGAGgaatatagatggtaaaaaaaattgttaaaaaaattacagaataaaataaaaatatatacataaaagagaaaatgAACCAAAGTCGACGCCAACTAAAACCGTCGCTATATGCGCCCTATAaactaaaactatacaaattatatatccgAAACAAATGagcaacccattcccatactttattttagcctaaatatactaatttaaaaaataaacaactataaatttatttgaaaaaataaaaattttttagcttttttacccCCAATGAAACTAAAAAACTGGAAGAAAagccagtgaaaaaagatataaaaaaatcaccgcatatgtcacggaaaaaaaacactgcaaaaataattttggcagctgaagaaaaaaaaaatagggcagtaaaaccgccacatggtaaAAATCCTTTAGGACAAACACcgggctcttaaaggggttaaaaaaaaccccgttGTAAAACCGTCCTATGGTAACGGCTGCAATCTGCTGATACTTACGTCAGCATACAATAGGTTTACCAAAGGTCTGGCTCCGGGCAGAGCGGTTATAGAATGTCCACTATGTATCATTCTCCGACTATCTCCTCTTCCAAATGTCATTTTAATTACTTTAATTGCAACTTTATATTCTTCGTGAGTCTCAGCAAATGACAAGGATTGCAACCCATGCTGAAAATTGATGTTCGCTGGAACAGTGATGTCGGTATAACACAGTGACCTTTAATAGGTCAGCGATTACCTCCCCATGATACGCTAATAATACAATCTGTCAAGCCTCCTCAGGTAATGACTCAGTCTTTAAACTGCAGCATTAAAACCAAAAATAACactttaaggccactttcagacagCTTAGAAAATCTTGCGAGATTTgtacattgtgagacgcacaaatctcgcacggatATATcacgaatggggtcatacacacgggcgatttttttcCCGCTTAGAAAGTCTTGCATTgcatcacctattgttttcaatggagcctaacAAACCCCCTAATACACTTCATATTCACCCCCATAGTCacatataggaggaggaggaaaagaaccCCACAATATGCTGTAAATGTACAGACTCCGACCCTtccatgattggcgcttccctgtatgaaaattagacccgtgaccccaGAATTCAGGATGTAATGAAGTCACATGAAGTTTTCCATGGTTTAGTGTCAGTGTGAATCTGTCGTAGGTGGGGGTGTGACAACAAATTCAGGATGGCGCAGCAGcaacaaaaatataattttactgaACTGGAACTTGATGAATATTTCCGTTCCACAGGAGGTTGTGGTACTTGAACATTACATAATGACTTTCATGGGGTCTTCACACTAATAAGCGGTCTAAACTCAGTCCGGCAAGGCACTTCCCGCTCTATATAGCCGTCCATCTCATCCTTACTGCTGCATACTTTACCTCCGGAGGTTCGCGGGACACTCTACCACCGCAGCCTCGGTCCACCATAGGAGACCGTCTCTCTCTTTTATGTGTAAATTCAGAGTTCCACCTACTCAAGGACTCCACGCACCGTAGATGGAAAAGGTACATCCAAACAGCGGAACATAACTTTCATATTATGGCTTCTTTTTGGCGTGTCGCACCTTTATAAAGTGCCCTACCATACTGGTACATACACAGCATTAACCAGTACACCATGTTCACCCCCACATTACCAGTGTACATATCAACACTGAACCACTGATCACATCCGTCACAATCCGCAAGGTCTGTCAAGTGTGCACATACTTAGTCATTGTAGGCCCCACATATCTGACAGCTTTTGATGTTCCGAATCCATCTCGCCAGCATCTTCATTGGTATGTTGCCCCTGCAGGATGGGAGCCTCCATCTCCTTCCACGCTTTGTCTTTTTCGACCCTTTCAGTTCACCAACTTCAGCCCCCATCGTCCAGGCCCTTTCATCACATCTTATTACTGCACTGCTTCCCCAGCATTGGGACAGCGCTCaggccacagtttttaaatggctGTCACCACGTGATCTTAGgactctcttatgtctgctaggcctctgctgggggctgtggAACACACACTCCTTTTTGCATGTCCTAAATCTCGTCTGTGATATGGAcaattgcagcatccgaggagcgggctctCAGCCtagaagacagcggggtagagtttgggccttgtcacgaggctctaccatcttccacctagagggtaaccagggacccgtccaaggggccgagggcaggccATTGAATAGGGTAACCCAACAGTGGTTTACTTGTAGTcctttgtcacgtgtgacgccaccgttccgtcctccgcAGTGAATTCCAGACGATGTAATAAtgagtccacacacagagttgACTTTTAAAGGCCGAACCGAGAACGGTCGGTAAAGCCGTTTACTTGCAACACAACTTGAATAAATTCAGAAACAGTCCAAAACAGTTTTACATCCACCAGCGAGAAACTGGTGCGGAAGGacacgtggtgtgacagggaagaAACACTGGGGGACAGAGGGACtttcacaggccaagttatctgtggatcTCTGTTCCTGGCCACTTTTCTAGTTgcactctccaactctctaccggtacacactctcAGAGAATGACATACACGCAGCGCTGCACGGCAGGGTGTCGCAGTCCTTGCagtttctctctctcactccttgATCCTCTGACTTAGGAAGGAGGTATCCAAGGCATGCATATGccatcctctcagcctcttccatcttccctacacacagactaaaGGTGTCTGAGTGCAGACAAACTTCTGACCTGCAAACAGCTCAAGCAGAAGACTGATAGAAAGACCTCTCTCATGCACCTTGtagccacatatataaaacaaggtcacatgatacacaaatgatacatttccagacatagcccagacaggaacccattcagtgctgcagctatgcaatacacatcatattcactcatgtagaagacactgacaatacataggcacaagacaaacataaaccaTTCAGAAACGTCTAGAAAGTTTTgtacattaacttctgtacactacacaagaataggacatgcaattagTTTTTTGTGTGGACCATCTGTCCATGTGAAGAAACGGTAGTGTGCATAGCGCCaaaggctataatgggtctgtgagTTAACATGGCCAACATATGGACCCATATACGCTAGTGTGCCAGAGGCCTTAGAGAAATAGAATGgcaagactccagggggcaaaagaacgCGAAAATTGGATACATCAgctgtggaaaaacatctcctgtttGGGTAATCCAGATTTCtggtgcaccatgctgatgggaggtcagaatttgaacccttcctgtcagatgtCAGCAGTTCATACTCGGGGAGGTGGTATAATGGtatggggaatgttttcttggcacccCATGGGTTCTCTGATATCTGTGGATGGAGGCCACaacaaattgctgcggttctgaagaccaaagaagGTCCAGTACGGTACTAGATGGCGTCTCTAGtaaaatggccattcagtgtatatttttATAGGTTAAATTCAAATACTATTTTGAGGCACCGTCTTCTTTGTGGCTGTAAAACATGTTTTGTGGTTGTTTCTGTGTCTGCTTCAATTTAAAGGCTCATAAACAATGTAGCGGTTGATGAAATTGTAGTTTTATGACTGCCGTCTCCCTTACCATGAAAAATGACATGATCCTTCTTTACTTGCAGTTTGCCTTCGGGGTACAAAAATCCATAAAAAATGCTACCTGGCATTTGAGGAAACCAAGCATTTTCATGAGGCCAATGAGGACTGCATCGCCAAAGGGGGCACCTTGGCCATCCCAAGAGACGCAGATCAGAACAATGCCCTCCGTGATTATGGAAAGAAGAGTCTGCCGGGTGCCGGGGACTTTTGGTTGGGTATCAATGATATGGTGACTGAGGGGAAATTTGTAGACGTCAATGGAATTGCTATTAATTATTTTAACTGGGACCGGTCACCGAATGGAGGCAAGCGCAAAAACTGTGCTATGCTGACACAGAGTTCCCAAGGAAAGTGGGTTGACAAAGTTTGCCGTACTTTAAAGAAATATGTCTGTGAATTCATTATACCTTAGACGACAAATGTCaccagtagggatgagcgagcgtactcggaaaagcactactcgctcgagtaatttgctttatccgagtatcgctgtgctcgtccctgaagattcgggtgccggcacggagcggggagctgcaggggagaccggggaggaacggaggggagatctttctctccctctctcccgcccgctctcgcCTGcgactcacctctcagccgcagCGGCATCTCTAGAGATTTtgccctattgatgacctaggaaCCTATTCAATACCTATAGGGTCCTACCTGAGATAATAGTGTCCCAGTAATGACCTCTTCAACATATACTAAACACACATAGGTGTAGCATAATGGAGAAAAtcttagatgtagcagagctgatgtTGACAAATGGCATAATGTTAGTGATAGCTGTGGGTTTTCATAGGCCTTCAAGTACACCAACTTCGTGGTTCAATGACAAATTTAGCACTGCTACATCTATAGTTTTTATGTTCAGGTGTTTCAGATAAATCTATACTTAAAAGAGCACTGGAGATAAAATTGTTATACCTAGTGCAGGGCCTGAGGGGGGCGGTGCATGacggagatttaaaggggttttctgggcatttactaatgacctatcctcattagGCTTGCCCGCTCGGGATCCCCGCTAATTAACTGATA
The Eleutherodactylus coqui strain aEleCoq1 chromosome 11, aEleCoq1.hap1, whole genome shotgun sequence genome window above contains:
- the CLEC3A gene encoding C-type lectin domain family 3 member A, yielding MARTRLTICLFVAILLLGQISGQSSRSKNKKDRRSKEKDKDGDLKSQIDKLWREVNSLKEMQALQTVCLRGTKIHKKCYLAFEETKHFHEANEDCIAKGGTLAIPRDADQNNALRDYGKKSLPGAGDFWLGINDMVTEGKFVDVNGIAINYFNWDRSPNGGKRKNCAMLTQSSQGKWVDKVCRTLKKYVCEFIIP